The genomic DNA CTCCGGGACGGCGGCGTCACCATTCTCCTCGTCGAGCAGAACGCGCGCGCGAGCCTCGCCATCAGCGACGAGGCGTACGTGCTCGAAACCGGGCAGGTGAAGATGCAGGGCCCCGCCGCCGAACTCGCCCGCAACCCGGAGTTGACGGCGAGCTACCTGGGGGGACGGTGAAACTCCTCCCACGGGGCAGGGTAGCGGCTAGAAGGTGCCCGCCGCCAAAGCTTTCGGCGAAGGCCTCAAAAGCTCCTCCCCCTTGAGGGGGGAGGTTGGGAGGGGGTGAACGGGCGGGGCGTCCGAGGTCAATGGGAAGGGTGAGGGTATCTTCTCGGCGTTGGGACGACTCGCCTGCCCCCCCTCCCCGGCCCTCCCCCACAAGGAGGGAGGGAGAAAAGAAACGGGGCCCCCCGCATTGGAGGGCCCACTTCCCTGCCTGCCTTACGGCGCCTTCGTCGGCGCGTGGTCCTTGGGGTCGGCCCAGGGGTCGAGGATGCACTTGATGCAGCCGTCGTGCTTGTGTTTGAAGATGTCGTAGGCGTGGGGCGCCTCGTCGATGCCCAGGCGGTGGGTGATGATCACGGTAGGATCGACCTCGCCGCGCTCGATGTGGCCGGTCAGCGTGTCGAGGTAACGGTGGACGTGGGTCTGCCCCGTCCGCATGGTGAGGCCCTTGTTCATGAAGGCCCCCACCGGAATCTTGTCCGCCAGCCCGCCGTACACACCGGGGACGCTGACGGTGCCGCCCTTGCGGCAGGCCATGATCGCCGCGCGCAGGGCGTGGGGGCGGTCGGATTCGAGCACCCGGGTGGTCTGCTTCACCGCGTCGGCCACGCCGCCGGGGCCGCCCGCGTGCGATTCCAGGCCCACGGCGTCCATCACGGAGTCGGGGCCGCGCCCGCCGGTCATCTCCTTGAGGCGCTCGAACACGGCGTCTTCCTCGTAGTTCAGCGTCTCCGCGCCGAGCTTCCGGGCCAGGTCCAGCCGCTCGGGGAAGCGGTCGATGGCGATGACGCGCCCGGCCCCGAGGACAAAGGCGCTCATGATGCCGAACAGCCCCACCGGACCGCAGCCGAACACGGCCACCACGTCGCCGGGGTGGATATTGCAGTTCTCGGCGCCCATGTACCCGGTCGGCAGGATGTCGGTGAGGAAGAGGACCTGCTCGTCGGTCAGCCCCTCGGGCACCTTGTAGAGGTTCTGGTCGGCGTAGACGGTCCGCGCGAACTGCGCCTGCCCGCCCGCGTACCCGCCCGTGATGTGCGAGTAGCCGTAGAGCCCCGACCCGGAGTAGCCCCACAGCGCCTCGGCAAGTTTGGGATTCGGGTTGGAGTTGTCGCACAGCGAGGTCAGGCCGTGCTGGCAGTACCAGCACTTCCCGCACGAGATCGGGAAGGGCACGACCACCCGGTCGCCGGGCCTAACGTCGCGGACTTCCGGGCCCACCTCCACGACCTCGCCCATGAACTCGTGGCCCAGGATGTCGCCGTGGACCATGCTGGGCACGTACCCGTCCACGAGGTGCAGGTCCGAGCCGCAGATCGCCGTGGCGGTGACCCGCACGATGGCGTCGGTGGGCTGCAAGATCTCGGGGTCGGGCACGTTCTCCACCTGCACGCGGTTGATGCCCTGCCAGACGACGGCCTTCACGTGGTCCTCCGGTTGTCGTACATCTTCGCCTCCGCCTTCATCACGCCCTTGCGGGCGCTGGGCTGTCCCTCGGTCGTGGGCTCCTGCCCGACCTCCAGCAGCCGCTTGAGCCGCCGCAGGTCCTCGCCCACCTGTGCGCCCGGCTCCTCGCCGAGCAGCCGCGCGACCACCGCGCCCAGGGTGCCCCCCGGCGGGCGGTAGGTCAGAGACACGTGGATCTCGGTGCCCCAGTCGCCCGGCGCGGGCCGGAACTCCACGTGGCCCTCGTTCGGCACGGTCGCCCCCTCCAGCGAGCGCCACGCGATGCGGCGCCCGGGCTCGTCCTCGGTGATCTCCGCGTCCCACTCGACCGTGGTGCCCGCCGGGGCCTTGGCGACCCAGTGCGACCGCCTGCCGTCCCCGCCCTGCACCTTCACCGATTCGAGGTGGTCCATGAAACGCGGCAGGTTCTCGAAGTCACGCCAGAAGGTGTAGAGCTCGTCCACCGACTTGCCGATGGTGACGGCCCGTGCCACGGCGATCTGGTCGTCCTCCGTGCGGCGGACCTGGGTGAGCGCGCTGCCGACGCTGCGGCCCATCGCCGCGCCCGAGAGGAGCAGGGCCCCGCTCGTGCCCAGGAAGACGCCCGAGTTCCCCCGCTGCCGCAGGCTCAGGAGAATCAATCCCACGCCCAGGCCGCCGAAGAGCAGCCGCTCGGCGGGGCTGGAATTCTGCGGGCTGACCTCGGTTCCGTTGGCCGTCGTCTGCGCCATCAGCCCTGCTCCCTTCCGGTAACCCGTTCCCAGAGGGTCGGGGGCTTTGCCTGCTCCAGGGTCAGCGCCCGGGCCACCAGCACGTCCACGACCGTGATTGCCGTGACCATCGCGAGCGCGTTGCCCGCCCGTTTGCGCGACGCGGGGTGGTCGTCCGTCTTCGCCGCGCCCAGGGTCGCGAGGTCGAGCACGTCGCCCGCCACCCGTGACCAGACCCAGGCTGCCCGCGCCCCCGGCTGGGTGAGCAGCCCCACCCCCGCCACGACTTCGCGCAGGCCGTACGCCCGCACGAGGGAGGCGCGCTCCTCCTCCACGCCCAGGAACCGGAGGAGCCTTCCGGGGGCGATCACCTCCACGGCGCCCAGCCCGATGCTGAACCAGCCCAGCCCGCGCGCCACTTGCTCTGCTGTCATCTGTGCCCTCCCTTCCAGGATGCCGCGAGACCCTCTCCCAGGTGGGGGAAGTTCTGCTGGCGAGGCTCCTATCGTTGCCCTCCCGGACGGGCGAGCACAAGAAGCTCCGCCTGTGCCGGGCCATAGGTTTACTTCACGTTGCTGCCCCGAACACAAACACCCGCCCCCCGTCCGCGTGGGGGGAGGCGACCTCGGGCCCCTCTGGCGCGGACGGCGACCGCTGCCGGGGCTGTGGGGCGACCCAGCCGGGCGGACGGCTGGCCCCGCCCCCGCCTCCGGGGCGTTGG from Deinococcus planocerae includes the following:
- a CDS encoding zinc-dependent alcohol dehydrogenase produces the protein MKAVVWQGINRVQVENVPDPEILQPTDAIVRVTATAICGSDLHLVDGYVPSMVHGDILGHEFMGEVVEVGPEVRDVRPGDRVVVPFPISCGKCWYCQHGLTSLCDNSNPNPKLAEALWGYSGSGLYGYSHITGGYAGGQAQFARTVYADQNLYKVPEGLTDEQVLFLTDILPTGYMGAENCNIHPGDVVAVFGCGPVGLFGIMSAFVLGAGRVIAIDRFPERLDLARKLGAETLNYEEDAVFERLKEMTGGRGPDSVMDAVGLESHAGGPGGVADAVKQTTRVLESDRPHALRAAIMACRKGGTVSVPGVYGGLADKIPVGAFMNKGLTMRTGQTHVHRYLDTLTGHIERGEVDPTVIITHRLGIDEAPHAYDIFKHKHDGCIKCILDPWADPKDHAPTKAP
- a CDS encoding SRPBCC family protein; this encodes MAQTTANGTEVSPQNSSPAERLLFGGLGVGLILLSLRQRGNSGVFLGTSGALLLSGAAMGRSVGSALTQVRRTEDDQIAVARAVTIGKSVDELYTFWRDFENLPRFMDHLESVKVQGGDGRRSHWVAKAPAGTTVEWDAEITEDEPGRRIAWRSLEGATVPNEGHVEFRPAPGDWGTEIHVSLTYRPPGGTLGAVVARLLGEEPGAQVGEDLRRLKRLLEVGQEPTTEGQPSARKGVMKAEAKMYDNRRTT